The sequence GCGTGGCGGGCTTCTCGCTGGCGTTTAGTTTGGCGACCGCCGTCTTTGGTGGCTCCACGCCGGCAGTCTCGACCTTCCTGATACAAGTCACGGGCGACAAGGCTGCACCGGCGTATTGGATGAGCTTCGCTGCGGTGTGCGGGCTGCTTGCCACGTTGATGCTTTATAAAGGTGCGCGAGGAGCGACCGAAGTATCAAAAGATGGCAGGTTTGCAGGCTAATATCGGAAGACGGTCACGCTTCATCCTTGATGAATCCGTGCTTTCAAAAAGCAAGACGCTAATTAACGTAAAATTAAAGGCGTCTTAGCCATCATTAGGAATGTTATGAAAATGCAAGACCTGACAGGTAAGGTCGCGGTCGTGACCGGTGCCTCAAGCGGTATTGGCGAGGCTGCGGCCCGTCTTTTGGTAGAGGAAGGGATGCACGTTGTGCTGGTCGCCCGCCGCCGTGAACGCCTTGAGGCGTTAGCTGCGGAGTTGGGCGATGCAGCCTCCATCGTGGAAGCCGACGTGGCCGATATCGTTCAGGTGCGGGCGTTGTTTGACTATGTGGGCCAAAAATTCGGTGGGCTTGATTTGCTTTTCAATAACGCCGGTTTGGGTATTCATGCGAAATTTGAGACCAGTCAACCGGAGGACTGGAAACAAATGATCGATGCAAATTTGTACGGGGTATTGCATTGTACCCAGTCGGCGATCCCGTATTTACGCGGCCGCGAAGGGGCCATGATCTGCTCGGTATCGAGCGTCGGCGGCCGTTACGGCGTGGCAAATTGGTCGGTGTATAGCGCCACCAAATACGCGGTAGTCGGTTTCCACGATGCATTGCGTAAAGAACTTGGTCCGGAGCGTATCCGGGTGACAGTCATTGAGCCTGGCGCAGTGTGGACGGAGTTTGGTGAGAACGTCAGCACGGCTTTAAATGAGCGACGCGAGCAACTCGACGCCTTAACCTCCGAAAACATCGCTCAGGCGCTGGTGTATGCATTTGCGCAACCAGGGAACGTGCTGGTGGAAGAAATTATGGTCCGCCCGGTATTACAAG is a genomic window of Glaciimonas sp. PAMC28666 containing:
- a CDS encoding SDR family oxidoreductase, which translates into the protein MKMQDLTGKVAVVTGASSGIGEAAARLLVEEGMHVVLVARRRERLEALAAELGDAASIVEADVADIVQVRALFDYVGQKFGGLDLLFNNAGLGIHAKFETSQPEDWKQMIDANLYGVLHCTQSAIPYLRGREGAMICSVSSVGGRYGVANWSVYSATKYAVVGFHDALRKELGPERIRVTVIEPGAVWTEFGENVSTALNERREQLDALTSENIAQALVYAFAQPGNVLVEEIMVRPVLQVAP